In a single window of the Oryctolagus cuniculus chromosome 2, mOryCun1.1, whole genome shotgun sequence genome:
- the UCHL1 gene encoding ubiquitin carboxyl-terminal hydrolase isozyme L1 isoform X2, with translation MQLKPMEINPEVLSRLGVAGQYRFADVLGLEEETLGTVPAPACALLLLFPLTAQHENFRKKQIEELKGQEVSPKVYFMKQTIGNSCGTVGLIHAVANNQDKLQFEDGSVLKQFLSETEKMSPEDRAKCFEKNEAIQAAHDAVAQEGQCRVDDKVNFHFILFNNVDGHLYELDGRMPFPVNHGASSEDSLLQDAAKVCREFTEREQGEVRFSAVALCKAA, from the exons ATGCAGCTCAAGCCAATGGAGATTAACCCCGAG GTGCTGAGCCGGCTGGGCGTCGCCGGCCAGTATCGTTTCGCTGAcgtgctggggctggaggaggagacCCTGGGCACTGTGCCAGCGCCCGCCTgcgcgctgctgctgctgttcccccTCACTGCCCAG CATGAGAACTTCAGGAAAAAGCAGATTGAAGAGCTGAAGGGACAAGAGGTTAGTCCCAAGGTGTACTTCATGAAGCAGACCATCGGGAACTCCTGCGGCACCGTCGGGCTGATCCATGCCGTggccaataaccaagacaaaCTGCAGTTTG aggacGGATCAGTGCTGAAACAGTTTCTGTCTGAAACGGAGAAGATGTCCCCTGAAGACAGAgcaaaatgctttgaaaagaacGAG GCCATACAGGCAGCCCATGATGCCGTGGCACAAGAAGGCCAATGTCGG GTAGATGACAAAGTGAACTTCCATTTCATCCTGTTTAACAACGTGGACGGCCACCTCTATGAACTTG ATGGGCGAATGCCTTTCCcggtgaaccacggcgccagctcagAGGACTCCCTGCTGCAG GATGCTGCCAAGGTGTGCAGGGAATTCACTGAGCGCGAGCAAGGAGAGGTGCGCTTCTCCGCCGTGGCCCTGTGCAAGGCAGCCTAA
- the UCHL1 gene encoding ubiquitin carboxyl-terminal hydrolase isozyme L1 isoform X1, which produces MQLKPMEINPEMLNKVLSRLGVAGQYRFADVLGLEEETLGTVPAPACALLLLFPLTAQHENFRKKQIEELKGQEVSPKVYFMKQTIGNSCGTVGLIHAVANNQDKLQFEDGSVLKQFLSETEKMSPEDRAKCFEKNEAIQAAHDAVAQEGQCRVDDKVNFHFILFNNVDGHLYELDGRMPFPVNHGASSEDSLLQDAAKVCREFTEREQGEVRFSAVALCKAA; this is translated from the exons ATGCAGCTCAAGCCAATGGAGATTAACCCCGAG ATGCTGAACAAA GTGCTGAGCCGGCTGGGCGTCGCCGGCCAGTATCGTTTCGCTGAcgtgctggggctggaggaggagacCCTGGGCACTGTGCCAGCGCCCGCCTgcgcgctgctgctgctgttcccccTCACTGCCCAG CATGAGAACTTCAGGAAAAAGCAGATTGAAGAGCTGAAGGGACAAGAGGTTAGTCCCAAGGTGTACTTCATGAAGCAGACCATCGGGAACTCCTGCGGCACCGTCGGGCTGATCCATGCCGTggccaataaccaagacaaaCTGCAGTTTG aggacGGATCAGTGCTGAAACAGTTTCTGTCTGAAACGGAGAAGATGTCCCCTGAAGACAGAgcaaaatgctttgaaaagaacGAG GCCATACAGGCAGCCCATGATGCCGTGGCACAAGAAGGCCAATGTCGG GTAGATGACAAAGTGAACTTCCATTTCATCCTGTTTAACAACGTGGACGGCCACCTCTATGAACTTG ATGGGCGAATGCCTTTCCcggtgaaccacggcgccagctcagAGGACTCCCTGCTGCAG GATGCTGCCAAGGTGTGCAGGGAATTCACTGAGCGCGAGCAAGGAGAGGTGCGCTTCTCCGCCGTGGCCCTGTGCAAGGCAGCCTAA
- the LOC100358069 gene encoding large ribosomal subunit protein eL42 — protein MVNVPKTRRTFCKKCGKHQPHKVTQYKKGKDSLYAQGKRRYDRKQSGYGGQTKPIFRKKAKTTKKIVLRLECVEPNCRSKRMLAIKRCKHFELGGDKKRKGQVIQF, from the coding sequence atggtcaaTGTACCTAAAACCCGAAGGACTTTCTGTAAGAAGTGTGGCAAGCATCAGCCTCACAAAGTGACCCAGTATAAGAAGGGCAAGGATTCCCTGTATGCCCAGGGGAAGAGGCGCTATGATCGGAAGCAGAGTGGCTATGGTGGGCAGACAAAGCCAATTTTCCGGAAGAAAGCTAAAACCACGAAGAAGATTGTGCTACGGCTTGAATGTGTTGAGCCCAACTGCAGATCCAAGAGGATGCTGGCCATTAAGAGATGCAAGCATTTTGAACTGGGTGGAGATAAGAAGAGAAAGGGCCAAGTGATCCAGTTCTAA